Genomic segment of Paenibacillus polymyxa:
GGCTTGCGCGAGCAGCTTGGCGTGTATGATCGCCCCCTGCTCATGAGCATTTTCAAATCTGTAATTGGCCTCAATTTGGACGAACTTCGTGAACAGTTTACCCGGCAGGCTCTCGGTGGTGTTGATCTGATCAAGGACGACGAGATCTTATTTGAAAACGCGCTGACGCCGATTGAAAAACGTGTCGAAGCCTGCATCAAAGCCGCCGAAGCGGCTGAGCGTGAAACCGGTAAAAAGCTGCTGTATGCCGCTAATTTAACTGGACCGACCTCGCAGCTTAAGACACAAGCTCTCAAGGCCATTGATGCGGGTGCCAACGCGTTACTGTTTAACGTGTTGGCCTACGGTTACGATGTGCTGCATGAACTTAGCAGCGATCCCGCCGTCTCGGTGCCGATTGCAGCCCATCCTTCGTTAGCGGGTGCTGTTTATCCATCGCCACATTATGGTATATCGGCGTCCGTCCTGCTCGGTCAGCTTATGCGGCTGGCTGGCGCTGACCTCGTCCTCTTCCCTTCTCCCTATGGCTCAGTGACGATGCCGCGTGACGAAAACATGGCAATCCGCGATGAGCTGATCAACCCTGATCTACCGCTGAAGGCCAGCATGCCTGTCCCTTCCGCAGGGATTCACCCGGGCCTCGTGCCGCTCATTGTACGTGACTTTGGTACCGACGTCGTGGTCAACGCTGGGGGCGGGATTCACGGTCATCCGCTGGGTACAGAAGCTGGTGGGCGCGCCTTTGTGCAGGCGATTGAAGCGGTACAAAAGAATGTCCCGCTGGCAGAATACGCCCGTACTCACCCCGAGCTGCAATCTGCGCTCAACACATGGGGAGGCGAACAATGAACATAGCAAAGAAGCCCGTCATTTTTTGCGATTTTGACGGGACAATTACGAACAGCGACAATATTGTCGCCATTATGAAGCATTTTCAGCCTACAGGCTGTGAGCCCATCATGCATCAGATCGTAAATGGGCATACATCCATTCGTGAAGGCGTAGGTGCGATGTTTGCCCTGATGCCTTCGGAGCAAAAGGACGAAATTATCTCATATGTACTTGGACAAGCTGGTATACGCGAGGGCTTTGCACGCTTTTTGGACTATGTACGAGAGCAGCAGATTCAATTTTTCGTCACCAGTGGCGGCATTGATTTTTTTATTGATCCACTGCTAAAACCCTTTGACATTCCACACGAACACGTCTATTGCAACGGAGCGGATTTTTCCGGGGAGCGCATCCAGATTACGTGGCCGCATCCATGTGAGGAACCGTGTACAAATGATTGTGGCATGTGTAAAACGACTGTGATTCGTCAATATCCTTCCGAACAATACGAACGGATTTTGATCGGCGACAGCCTAACCGATTTTGAAGGAGCTAAAATTGCCGATCTTGTGTACTCCCGTTCGCATCTGACTTTAAAGTGTCAAGAGCTTGGCGTACCACATGTACCCTTTGAAACATTTGATGACATTATCGAGGATTTAAAGCAAAAACAGGAGCAAGGGGTGCTGTAAATGAGTTTTAACTTGGCAGACATTTCATTGGAAGAAAAACGCCGCGCACTGGAAGAACTCGCTGATGTCAAAGAACTATTCGCATCTCGCAACTGGTTCCCAGGCACGAGCGGCAATTTGTCGATCCGAATCGGTGACTTTCATCCCGAACAATTTTATTTTGCAGTCACCGCCAGCGGCAAGGATAAAACCAAGCGTACTCCGGAAGATTTTCTGTTCGTAGACCAGTACGGAAAAGCGGCAGAAGCGACAAACCTCAAGCCAAGCGCAGAGACGCTTATTCATTGCGAAATTTACCGCCTGACAGGCTGCGGAGCCGTTTTTCATGTGCATACCGTGTTTAATAATCTGATTTCCGAATATTACGGTGAGCAAGGCGCTGTACCTATCCAAGGTATTGAGCTGATCAAGGCTTTTAACATTTGGGACGAAAATGCTGCGATTGATATTCCTGTGCTGCCTAATTACGCAGATATTGCCTCGATTGCCAAGCTGGTGCCCGGTGTGCTGAATGTTCAGGTGCCTGGAATTTTATTGCGTAACCACGGCATTTATGCGTGGGGCCGTGATGTATTTGAGGCTAAAAAGCATTTGGAGGCGTTTGAATTTTTGTTTGAAACGACCTATCGCTCCCTGCTGCTGAAAACTTTGAAGTCAATAAACTCATAAATATCAAAGATGATTATCATTATTTGTAAAAGTGGCCATTGAATATCGAGAACGGAGCCTAAGCAATAGCACAGGAACGTTCTCTTTTTTATAATTAGGGTATTCTATTCTACTAGCCACATAAAATCTTAGGCATGCTGTAAAAAAACGCCCCCTATTGGGGACGCTCCAGCGTGAATTGCTCTCCTAGCTTCGCATAGTTGTTCCCAGCCAACCGACTTACTGGACGCAACTCCTTAGCAATCACATACGTATTTTGGTATGCTTCCTCGGACAAATGATACTGCACTACGCGTCCGATTAACAGATCACAGGCAGGTGAGTCCTCCTTGCCTCCCAACGGTATAACTTGTTCCAGAATACATTCCATGCGTATTTTCGCTTCTGCCACACCGGGAACTTCGATTTTTATACTTTTGACTGGGGTAAGGCCTGCCAGTGCAACCTCACTCTCCTGCGGCAACAGACGGGAAGCCGTCACATTCACCGCTCCTACATTGTCCTCGTCTGTGATATGTACGACAAATGCCTTATGCTCCATCGCATTACGTGCTGTATCTTTGGATACTCCATCGACACGTTGTACGGATACAGACAGCAGTGGCGGTTCAGAGGCTACGATGGAAAAATAACTGAACGGCGCACCATTCAGCACCCCTTCGCTGCTCAAAGTCGTTACAAAGGCTACCGGCCTTGGGATGATACTTCCGGTCAACAGCTTATAATTTTCACGCCCTGTAAGCGTATCAGGATTCAATGAAATCATTTTTCTCCCTCATTTCCGATCACAATCGCTATTCGACTGCACATCATCAAGTTTCGCCTGATAAGCAAATACACCATTAGCTAGCAACATTGATGACATCTCAGGCTTCCCTTTCAGTATCGCGTGAATGATACGAAATGTAAAGTTGGGGCCGGAAGATCTCCCTATTTTTCAATGATATTTCCTCGGCTATCGCGCACAGTAACCGTAATTCCCTCAGGTACAGCAATCGTAACATCAAGCTGCTGCTGAGTCTGCATAAAACGTGTCGGAATTTGACCCAGTAATACATACAATGTATCGCCGATTTGCTTGGTCTGGTATAAATCTTGTCCTTTTATTTCATCCTCTTTACCTGTGTATACATAACTTCCGAACACATGCACCTCCGGTGAGGTGGTTGCGTCAATTTTGACCGCATAAGGATCTTCTCCCTGTACAATCACCTTGGTCACTTCGGCAGGCAGTTTTTCATGCCAGTCTGGGAGAACCCTTGTTTCCTGAACCGAACTCATTATTTCTCTGACTTGCGGAGTGATCCCCAATGAACTGACCAAGGCAAATCCGATACAGCAAAAAACCAATACCGCCGTAATAAACATACTGAATAAATCATAACGAATGCGCTCACGCGTCCCTTTCCAAGCAGTATACATTAAAATTTCCAATCCCAGCAAAACAAAAACGACAGGCCACCAGGTTAACGCCTGGTCCAGAATGCCCGCTCCCCAAAACTTGGAGGCAAACGTTACGCCCCCCAGCAGGACAAGGAAAAGTCCCATTGACAGCCTTCCAACTTTCCACACCCCTGCCGGAGTGTTTGACGCTTTAGAGGAGCTATTTTTGTTAGATGATGTACCCAATATACCTGTGGCACCTCCTCCATCGCTATGAGGATGATGGACTCCCTTTAAGGGAGCCTCACTCTTTGAAAATTCAGTATCCATTCTATTGCTTCTCCTTTACTCGTTTAGATTTGGAATTCCCAATCATCATCCAAATACCACCGCCGATCAACAATAAGGATACGATAATCGTCCGTAGATACATGTCAACCAAATTATAAATCTCTCCGTTTGGAAATAGACGATCCAGAGTAGGAACTAGTACGTTGATTAAGATGTAATAGGCGCCCAGCAATAGTAACCCCAAGCCTACCCAGCGGTGATATTGTGCAAACATACCGATCACAGGTTTGTCGATCAGCGGCTCCCGTCCATAACGGCTTACTTGCTGCAATGCATCAAAAAAACTGTAAAACCAAACCACCGGAAGCAGGAACAAAAAGAGTGAAAGATGCAGCACATCCAGTACATAGATGCCTCCTAAAAACAAAAGCATGAGTTGGAGTCCACGCTTTTGCAAACCTATATACATATGTCCGGCACCGGGAAATACCGATAAAATGGTAGCCAGCATTTTACTTCGGCGTCCCTCGATTCTTCCATGCTCCAGTTCCTCAAACAAAGTCCGGTCCTGAAGAATTTCTCCAGCTTGTTTGCGATGTACATGCTGCACCGCATCAAACATGCAATACAGCCAAATGATCGGCAACACGCCCGCAAAGGCCAAAAATCCGGATTCGTTAGTAATGCTAGTAATAAAGATAAGAATCGCACCAAAGCCAAAAAAGGACAGTAAAAAAGATAATCCACGCTGCATCAGCCCCAAATGGAGGTGCCCCAATCCAGGAATGAACGACAGCAAAATCGTAAAAAAGCGCTCATTCTCCGATCCTCTTTGAAAAGCAGGTGATCCTGCCATACCATAGTGTCCTTGTTGATAATGGTTATTATAGCCCGGGCCATATCCCATTCCTGCTCCCGGTACATCCGTATCTGCGTGTGTTGCCCCCTCCGGTACCTCCCCTGTTAAACCAGCCTGTCCATAAGGTCCATTTTGCGAGTAAAAATCATATGGATTGGGCCCTGCATGAGGGGGGTATGGAGCAGCGACTGCACGAGGATCATAACGCAACAAGCTAATCATGATATGCAGCATGCTGAGTCCCCAAAAAAGGGCGGCAACAAACATACCGAATAATAAAGGCGATTCGTCTCTTACTACGAATGCAAGAAATAATCCTCCTGCCAAACATCCGAAAAACAAAATGGTGTATACAAACACATTGGCTTTTCGGGTCCAGTAATAGTGTCCCACACCGGGAATGATGTTCAATAGAAATGCCAAGAGCTTGCTTCTTTCCGTATAAGGCATCGCTACACTTCCTTTCTATTTATGGGATTTTGATAAAGTTCCCAATTGAAGGTTGCTATTTTTGAGTTTTTTCATCTCAGCCTTTATCCGATAAGATTTAGGGCTTTAATTTATCGAGCCAGGTTGTTGTAGCTCGCATGACCTCTTCACTGTAAGAAACGCGTTCTTTTGGAGGAATCGGCTTTCCGTCTGTTTGCGGCATCATTTTGTCAAAGGCT
This window contains:
- a CDS encoding 2,3-diketo-5-methylthiopentyl-1-phosphate enolase, which codes for MSYCLATYRVYDDKADFNQKAQSIAIGMTVGSWTELPQAKRDAMQKHLGSVHSVDIHDGGPGERYADLTIAYPDVNFSRDIPALLVTVFGKISMDGRIKLTKLGFSEAFRSAFPGPKFGISGLREQLGVYDRPLLMSIFKSVIGLNLDELREQFTRQALGGVDLIKDDEILFENALTPIEKRVEACIKAAEAAERETGKKLLYAANLTGPTSQLKTQALKAIDAGANALLFNVLAYGYDVLHELSSDPAVSVPIAAHPSLAGAVYPSPHYGISASVLLGQLMRLAGADLVLFPSPYGSVTMPRDENMAIRDELINPDLPLKASMPVPSAGIHPGLVPLIVRDFGTDVVVNAGGGIHGHPLGTEAGGRAFVQAIEAVQKNVPLAEYARTHPELQSALNTWGGEQ
- a CDS encoding 2-hydroxy-3-keto-5-methylthiopentenyl-1-phosphate phosphatase, translated to MNIAKKPVIFCDFDGTITNSDNIVAIMKHFQPTGCEPIMHQIVNGHTSIREGVGAMFALMPSEQKDEIISYVLGQAGIREGFARFLDYVREQQIQFFVTSGGIDFFIDPLLKPFDIPHEHVYCNGADFSGERIQITWPHPCEEPCTNDCGMCKTTVIRQYPSEQYERILIGDSLTDFEGAKIADLVYSRSHLTLKCQELGVPHVPFETFDDIIEDLKQKQEQGVL
- a CDS encoding methylthioribulose 1-phosphate dehydratase, producing the protein MSFNLADISLEEKRRALEELADVKELFASRNWFPGTSGNLSIRIGDFHPEQFYFAVTASGKDKTKRTPEDFLFVDQYGKAAEATNLKPSAETLIHCEIYRLTGCGAVFHVHTVFNNLISEYYGEQGAVPIQGIELIKAFNIWDENAAIDIPVLPNYADIASIAKLVPGVLNVQVPGILLRNHGIYAWGRDVFEAKKHLEAFEFLFETTYRSLLLKTLKSINS
- a CDS encoding flavin reductase family protein, producing MISLNPDTLTGRENYKLLTGSIIPRPVAFVTTLSSEGVLNGAPFSYFSIVASEPPLLSVSVQRVDGVSKDTARNAMEHKAFVVHITDEDNVGAVNVTASRLLPQESEVALAGLTPVKSIKIEVPGVAEAKIRMECILEQVIPLGGKEDSPACDLLIGRVVQYHLSEEAYQNTYVIAKELRPVSRLAGNNYAKLGEQFTLERPQ
- a CDS encoding multi-tm2 domain protein, which gives rise to MPYTERSKLLAFLLNIIPGVGHYYWTRKANVFVYTILFFGCLAGGLFLAFVVRDESPLLFGMFVAALFWGLSMLHIMISLLRYDPRAVAAPYPPHAGPNPYDFYSQNGPYGQAGLTGEVPEGATHADTDVPGAGMGYGPGYNNHYQQGHYGMAGSPAFQRGSENERFFTILLSFIPGLGHLHLGLMQRGLSFLLSFFGFGAILIFITSITNESGFLAFAGVLPIIWLYCMFDAVQHVHRKQAGEILQDRTLFEELEHGRIEGRRSKMLATILSVFPGAGHMYIGLQKRGLQLMLLFLGGIYVLDVLHLSLFLFLLPVVWFYSFFDALQQVSRYGREPLIDKPVIGMFAQYHRWVGLGLLLLGAYYILINVLVPTLDRLFPNGEIYNLVDMYLRTIIVSLLLIGGGIWMMIGNSKSKRVKEKQ